GCTCGTCCCGGCCGCGTTCACCAGTGCGTCTGCGGACTGCTGTGCGATGTCTCCCTGGACGACGGTGAACTCCATGGTCGACCCTGCACGCGAGAGCTGGTTAAATCCGTCCCCGGACTGCTCCGGCCGCACCGGTCCCGGGGGTGACGTGTCGAACCGCAAGGTTTAGATTTAGGTTTGCCTAAAGGACTCGTATGAGCGATGGACAGCTGGACGAACCGGAGTCGGTGCCACAGGTCAAGGCGAACGAGACCAGCCCCGGCCGGCTGGTCTTCTCCGAGCAGGGGAACACGGACGGGTGGATCGCGACGGACTACACCGTCGACGCCGAACCCTGAGACGGCAGAACGGACCGTTCTCTCACTGGAGAGCGTGTCGTCCGCGAGGTAGTGGTGGATGGAGTGGACGAACTCCTCGAGTTCGGGGAGTTGCTTGCGGACGGACTCCTGGGTACTCCCCCATCGTATGCGCTCACTGATATCTTAGACGTTTGTCGCCGTGCCATGGCACGGTCTGGACCGCACCGGACCGCGGGAGGTGTCGCGACCGGCTCGGCCGTTGGTCGTCGTGGGCAGTGTCACCAGTGGCCTCGCGCGCGCACGGTCCGGCGCTGGCAACGATTGCCGGCGGTTAATTCGCTCATGAGTAAATTTTTAGTCCCGGCGGTCGCATGTACTGGTATGGCAACGAAGACGGCACAGCGGAAAGAGCGGCTACTCGTCGGCGGTGAGTGGGTCGACAGCGAATCGACGCTCCCGGTGACGGACCTGGCCGACGGGGGACACTTCGCGGAGGTCGTCGCGGCCTCCCCGGAGCAGGCGAACGACGCCCTCGCCGCGGCACACGAGATGAAGGAGACGCTCCGGCAGACGACGGTCGTCGAGCGAGCGGAGTGGATGTTCGAGATCGCCGACAAACTCGAGGCACGCGAGGAGGAACTCGCGGAGGTCATCGTCCGCGAGGCGGGCAAGCCCATCTCCTCGGCCCGTGGCGAGGTCGGCAGCGCGGCCGAGCGCTTCCGGCGCGCCGCCGAGGAGATCCGTCAGATCAAGGGCCAGTACCGCGAGGGCACCACGGCGGGCCACGAGGGCTGGGAGGCCATCGTCAAGCACGAACCCATCGGGACCGTCCTCTGCATCACCCCGTACAACTACCCCCTCGCGACCACGGCGCTGCAGGTCGCCCCGGCGCTCGCCGCGGGCAACAGCGTCGTCCTCAAGCCCGCGACGAAGACGCCCGTCAGTGGCGCCATCCTCGCGGAGGTCGTGAACGAGGTCGTCCCCGACGGGACGCTCAACTTCGTCACCGGCAAGGGCTCCGAGATCGGTGACGTCCTCGCCGGCGACGACCGCATCAACGCGGTCGCGATGACCGGCTCCTCGGGCGCGGGCAAGCACGTCGCCAAGGAGTCCGGCATGGTCAACCTCCACATGGAACTCGGCGGGAACGCCCCGGCCATCGTCTTCCCCGACGCCGACATCGACGAGGCCGCCGCGGCCGCCGCGAAGGGCTCGCTCAAGTACGCCGGCCAGCGCTGCTCGGCCGTCTCCCGCGTCCTCGCCCACGAGGACGTCCACGACGAGCTCGTCGCGAACATCGAGGAGAAGATGGGCGACTGGGTCAAGGGCGACCTCTTCGAGGAGGACACCGACCTCGGCCCCCTCATCTCCGAGGACCAGGCGGACTGGGTCGAGGAACTGGTCGACGACGCCATCGAGAAGGGCGCGACGCTCGTCGCCGGCGGCGAACGCGACGGTCGCGACTTCGAGCCCACCCTGCTCGCGGACGTGCCCCACGACGCCCGCATCGTCCACGAGGAGCAGTTCGGCCCGGTCTGTGCCGTGACGAAGGTCGCCGACGAGGACGAGGCCGTCGAACTGGCGAACGAGGGCGACCTCGCACTCGACGCCGCCGTCTTCACCGCCGACTACGACCGCGCCATGAACCTCGCCGACGTCATCGACGCCGGTGCGGTCCGCATCAACGGCGCCCCGAGCCACGGCCTCGGCGACATCCCCTTCGGCGGCAACAAGGACTCCGGTATCGGGCGTGAGGGCATCGACGCCTCCATCCACGCCTTCCTCCGGAAGAAGAGCATCGTCCTGTAGGCCGGGGCCCGCTCTCCGCTCCCCGTCTTCTCCGTTCTGTCCCACCGTCTCTCTCCTGGCACCGACCCGTCAGCAGCTGCGCTTTGCCTCGGCCGACGACGACCCTGACTCGCCCGGCGTCCCCTCCCGCAGGAGGTCGAAGTCCCCGATGGGCTGTGTGCCGACCTGCGAGACGACCGGGCCGTCGGTCGTCCGGTCACCCCAGTCGTACTCGGCCAGTCCCCCGGCGCTCTCGGTCGCGGTCGCGAGTGCGTCCGGGTCGGTGCTGTCGGCGAACGCGACCGCGAGGGTCAACCGGGCGGTGTCCGCCGGGAACGTCCACGAGTAGAGCGTGCCGAGACGGCCGTCCCCGGCGTCGTCGGTGCGGCCGCCG
This window of the Haloarchaeobius amylolyticus genome carries:
- a CDS encoding aldehyde dehydrogenase family protein, whose translation is MATKTAQRKERLLVGGEWVDSESTLPVTDLADGGHFAEVVAASPEQANDALAAAHEMKETLRQTTVVERAEWMFEIADKLEAREEELAEVIVREAGKPISSARGEVGSAAERFRRAAEEIRQIKGQYREGTTAGHEGWEAIVKHEPIGTVLCITPYNYPLATTALQVAPALAAGNSVVLKPATKTPVSGAILAEVVNEVVPDGTLNFVTGKGSEIGDVLAGDDRINAVAMTGSSGAGKHVAKESGMVNLHMELGGNAPAIVFPDADIDEAAAAAAKGSLKYAGQRCSAVSRVLAHEDVHDELVANIEEKMGDWVKGDLFEEDTDLGPLISEDQADWVEELVDDAIEKGATLVAGGERDGRDFEPTLLADVPHDARIVHEEQFGPVCAVTKVADEDEAVELANEGDLALDAAVFTADYDRAMNLADVIDAGAVRINGAPSHGLGDIPFGGNKDSGIGREGIDASIHAFLRKKSIVL